The following are encoded in a window of Brevibacillus sp. DP1.3A genomic DNA:
- a CDS encoding sugar ABC transporter ATP-binding protein, giving the protein MGQHAFLLEMNHIHKEFPGVKALEDVTLKVRPGTVHALMGENGAGKSTLMKCLFGIYRPDAGEIVLNNEQVTMSSSKDALTHGISMIHQELHPVPFRNVMENIWLGRFPVKRIGPFPFVDEKRMLSDTEKLFADLGMDLDPHAVVRDLSVSKVQSLEIAKAVSYQSKVIIMDEPTSSLTGNEVEQLFAIIRELKSRGVAIIYISHKMEEILRIADDVTIMRDGKLIGTWRAAELTTDLIISKMVGRDLTQRFPSRSNTPGEPILKVEGLTSPFSQSFQHVSFELCKGEILGIGGLVGAQRTELIEALFGLRAVSAGKVSINGQEVRIKSPKDAKKYKMALLTEERRVTGIIPVLSILENTVIANLSSYQTPFLLLNERKCRADVSRSIEMLRVKTPSMKALIKNLSGGNQQKVLLARWLLTDPDILLLDEPTRGVDVGAKYEIYTIIAELASQGKGIIMISSEMPELLGMSDRIMVMCEGRLSGFLSGPAATEEEIMRLATKHLA; this is encoded by the coding sequence ATGGGCCAGCATGCGTTTTTGTTGGAAATGAACCACATTCATAAAGAATTTCCTGGGGTTAAGGCCCTCGAGGATGTCACGCTAAAAGTCCGTCCCGGAACAGTCCATGCACTGATGGGAGAGAATGGAGCAGGCAAATCGACCCTGATGAAGTGTCTCTTCGGAATTTATCGACCAGATGCGGGAGAAATCGTGTTAAACAATGAGCAGGTGACGATGAGCAGCTCAAAGGACGCGCTGACACATGGCATCTCCATGATTCATCAAGAGCTGCATCCGGTGCCCTTTCGCAATGTCATGGAAAACATATGGCTAGGACGTTTTCCGGTCAAAAGAATCGGTCCTTTTCCGTTTGTGGATGAGAAAAGAATGCTTTCGGATACGGAGAAGCTGTTTGCTGATCTGGGTATGGACCTAGATCCGCACGCTGTTGTCCGTGACCTATCTGTATCCAAGGTACAGTCGCTTGAAATTGCCAAAGCTGTCTCCTACCAATCCAAAGTGATCATTATGGACGAACCGACGTCTTCACTGACGGGAAACGAGGTGGAGCAGCTATTTGCGATCATCCGTGAACTGAAGAGCAGAGGTGTCGCCATCATCTATATTTCACACAAGATGGAAGAAATTTTACGGATTGCGGATGACGTGACGATCATGCGCGATGGCAAGCTCATTGGAACCTGGCGGGCAGCTGAGCTGACGACAGACCTGATCATCTCCAAAATGGTCGGACGGGACCTGACGCAGCGTTTCCCGAGTCGTTCCAATACGCCGGGGGAACCGATTTTGAAGGTAGAGGGACTGACCTCCCCATTTTCCCAATCATTTCAGCACGTGTCGTTTGAATTATGCAAAGGAGAAATCTTGGGCATAGGCGGCCTCGTGGGCGCACAACGAACAGAACTAATTGAGGCATTGTTTGGACTGCGCGCGGTGTCAGCAGGGAAAGTGTCGATCAACGGTCAGGAGGTACGGATCAAATCACCGAAGGATGCGAAGAAGTACAAAATGGCACTCTTGACGGAGGAGCGGCGCGTCACCGGCATCATTCCTGTCTTATCGATTTTGGAAAATACGGTCATTGCGAATTTGTCCAGTTACCAAACCCCTTTTCTGCTCCTCAATGAGCGCAAGTGTAGAGCCGATGTCAGCCGCAGCATCGAGATGCTCCGCGTCAAGACTCCCTCTATGAAAGCACTGATCAAAAACCTGTCAGGAGGCAATCAGCAAAAGGTTCTGCTGGCGCGGTGGCTTTTGACTGATCCGGATATTTTATTGCTGGACGAACCTACGCGTGGGGTCGATGTCGGCGCCAAATACGAAATCTATACGATCATCGCGGAGCTGGCGAGTCAGGGAAAAGGCATCATCATGATTTCCTCGGAAATGCCGGAGTTGCTTGGAATGTCAGATCGGATCATGGTCATGTGCGAGGGTAGGCTCTCCGGTTTTTTGTCAGGCCCAGCGGCAACCGAAGAAGAGATCATGCGGCTGGCTACCAAACATCTTGCATGA
- a CDS encoding galactose ABC transporter substrate-binding protein, giving the protein MRKLIATTLVAAVTLSVVGCSQSGGSQPAASGGGSAPAGNPKIGVAIYKFDDTFMTGVRNAISKAAEGKAEVDIVDSQNAQPTQNDKVDLFVNKKVNALAINPVDRTAAGVLIDKAKQANIPVVFFNREPMPEDMQKWDKVYYVGAKAEESGTISGQLIVDYWKANPEADKNKDGVLQYVMLKGEPGHQDAELRTKFSVKAIEDAGIKVEKVAEDTAMWDRVKGQEKMAAFLAASGDKIEAVLANNDDMALGAIEALKASGYFANGKYMPVVGVDATAPALKELEAGTLLGTVLNDANNQGKATLSIAASLAKGETPTKDSTGFDITDGKYVWVPYKKITKENMNDAK; this is encoded by the coding sequence ATGAGAAAGCTGATTGCCACTACATTGGTAGCCGCAGTTACACTCTCGGTGGTTGGATGCTCACAATCTGGCGGTTCGCAGCCGGCAGCGTCCGGGGGAGGCTCGGCTCCTGCGGGGAATCCCAAAATCGGAGTCGCCATCTACAAGTTCGATGATACGTTCATGACAGGAGTGCGCAATGCGATTTCGAAAGCCGCGGAGGGCAAAGCGGAAGTGGACATTGTAGACAGCCAAAATGCCCAGCCTACGCAAAATGACAAAGTGGATTTGTTCGTTAACAAAAAGGTAAATGCCCTCGCCATCAATCCGGTGGATCGCACAGCTGCTGGCGTCCTTATCGACAAGGCGAAGCAAGCCAATATTCCTGTCGTCTTCTTCAACCGTGAGCCGATGCCAGAGGATATGCAGAAGTGGGATAAGGTCTACTACGTGGGAGCAAAAGCGGAGGAATCCGGCACGATCTCTGGGCAACTGATCGTCGATTACTGGAAGGCAAATCCGGAAGCAGATAAAAACAAGGATGGTGTCCTCCAATACGTCATGTTAAAAGGCGAGCCAGGGCATCAGGATGCTGAGCTGCGGACGAAGTTTTCGGTGAAGGCGATTGAAGATGCAGGGATTAAGGTAGAGAAGGTCGCGGAAGATACGGCCATGTGGGATCGCGTAAAAGGGCAGGAAAAGATGGCAGCCTTCCTCGCAGCATCCGGTGACAAGATCGAAGCCGTTCTTGCCAACAACGACGATATGGCACTAGGGGCAATCGAAGCGCTGAAGGCATCTGGCTATTTTGCGAATGGCAAGTATATGCCGGTTGTTGGCGTGGATGCCACAGCGCCTGCACTGAAGGAGCTGGAGGCGGGAACCTTGCTCGGAACGGTCCTCAACGATGCGAACAACCAAGGAAAGGCAACGCTTAGCATTGCGGCGTCTTTGGCAAAGGGTGAAACGCCAACAAAAGATTCCACAGGCTTTGACATTACGGACGGCAAGTATGTGTGGGTACCCTATAAAAAAATCACCAAGGAGAACATGAACGACGCGAAATAA
- a CDS encoding DUF418 domain-containing protein produces the protein MGLKENTPTMNQRIDTLDTVRGFALMGILLVNIVALLYAQTPVIGSVDHWLFQFFNFFVESRFFVIFSFLFGVGFYIFISRAKAKGANSTVLFIRRLIALLALGFVHKMFHPGEALFIYAIFGFILLPFYRLKARTNLIIGLILSIAVCATGFKALLVLPLFILGLAVGQCGVFQDIPRFLPVIKKVQGVTFVLSLIGLFIQYRLTPADPAMGGANLVVDDTMSEETLQQLMNYTIALTSTGLVMAAFYTTTLIRLLQNKTVQTILSPLTSYGRMALTNYVGQTVLILVGSYLFDWFGNLGYLQTTLICLGIYVVQMVFSVLWLAVFRMGPLEWVWRLFTYLKITPLRK, from the coding sequence ATGGGATTGAAAGAAAACACACCTACCATGAACCAACGAATTGATACATTAGATACCGTACGAGGCTTCGCCTTAATGGGCATTCTCCTCGTCAATATCGTGGCATTGCTGTATGCACAAACACCTGTGATCGGAAGTGTGGACCACTGGCTGTTCCAGTTTTTCAATTTCTTTGTGGAATCTCGCTTCTTCGTGATCTTTTCCTTCTTGTTTGGGGTGGGCTTCTATATATTCATCAGTCGAGCAAAAGCAAAAGGGGCCAATAGCACCGTTTTGTTCATTCGGCGTCTGATTGCGCTACTCGCTCTTGGCTTTGTGCATAAAATGTTTCACCCTGGCGAAGCACTCTTCATCTATGCCATCTTCGGATTCATCTTACTGCCTTTTTATCGATTAAAGGCGCGAACCAATCTGATCATCGGCCTTATTCTTTCAATAGCTGTCTGTGCTACCGGCTTCAAGGCGCTTTTAGTGCTTCCGTTATTTATTTTGGGACTCGCTGTCGGGCAGTGCGGGGTCTTTCAGGACATTCCGAGATTTTTGCCAGTGATTAAAAAAGTGCAGGGAGTGACCTTCGTCCTTTCGTTAATCGGCTTGTTTATCCAATACCGACTGACTCCAGCTGATCCAGCAATGGGTGGAGCGAATCTGGTTGTAGACGATACCATGTCGGAAGAAACCCTACAGCAGTTGATGAACTACACGATTGCCTTAACCTCCACAGGTCTTGTCATGGCTGCCTTTTACACGACGACCTTGATTCGGCTGCTGCAAAATAAAACCGTCCAGACCATCCTCTCTCCACTGACCAGCTATGGGCGCATGGCTTTGACAAACTACGTCGGACAAACCGTATTGATCCTTGTGGGAAGCTATTTGTTCGATTGGTTTGGCAATCTCGGCTATCTGCAAACGACACTGATCTGCCTTGGTATCTACGTGGTGCAAATGGTATTTAGTGTACTCTGGCTGGCTGTCTTCCGCATGGGGCCACTTGAGTGGGTATGGCGATTATTTACGTATTTGAAAATCACACCGCTGCGGAAATAA
- the pcrA gene encoding DNA helicase PcrA: MSFADRITAGLNPEQREAVLTTEGPVLILAGAGSGKTKVLTQRIAYLISAKQVAPWSILAITFTNKAAREMQNRVAAIIGGAAAQDAWLSTFHSLCVRILRRDIDRLGINRSFSILDAGDQLSVVKQCLKELNIDPKQYEPRSILAAISGAKNELTDPETYTRLAGDPFAQVAAKVYTAYQKKLRNNQSLDFDDLIMTTVRLFKEVPEVLEFYQKKFRYIHVDEYQDTNRAQYLLISMLADKSRNVCCVGDADQSIYKWRGADISIILNFEKDYPEAKLIKLEQNYRSTKTILQAANQVIANNKLRKEKKLWTENPGGDKIMCFQGDSEHDEAYFIVDTIRKQMAQYKSYDKFAILYRTNAQSRVVEEVFIKSNMPYTIVGGTKFYDRKEIKDILAYLRLISNPDDDISLQRIINVPKRNIGDTTVDKLQAYANANGQSLFQAIQETAYMGLPSRTTNAILSFNDLISNLMQMTDYLSVTELVEEVLKRSGYRDSLKEEKTLEAQARMENIEEFLSVTQEFERKNEDKSLLAFLTDLALVADIDSLGDDGAQEEVSAEGQVVLMTLHSAKGLEFPVVFLVGCEEGVFPHSRSLFDDAEMEEERRLAYVGITRAEERLYMTCARMRTLFGRTNVNAPSRFLQEIPAELLEGNPATADRSFGGGRSSAFGQRDGSAFGRDTGARPFGASSSQAGSAPKFGMGQRTPSSTPATFTRPAGEKLPGHGQGAGVDWKVGDRVAHGKWGNGTVVKVKGTGDDMELDIAFPSPTGIKKLLAKFAPIQKG; the protein is encoded by the coding sequence ATGTCTTTTGCAGATCGTATCACAGCAGGCCTGAACCCGGAGCAGCGGGAAGCAGTCCTTACAACAGAAGGCCCCGTCTTGATTTTGGCCGGTGCGGGTAGCGGCAAGACCAAAGTACTGACTCAGCGAATCGCATACCTGATCAGTGCCAAACAGGTAGCGCCTTGGAGCATTTTGGCGATCACCTTCACCAACAAAGCAGCACGGGAGATGCAAAACCGTGTGGCTGCCATTATTGGCGGAGCGGCAGCGCAGGATGCATGGCTGTCGACGTTTCACTCCTTGTGTGTGCGGATTTTGCGCAGGGATATCGACCGACTCGGCATCAATCGCAGCTTTTCCATTTTGGATGCTGGTGACCAGTTGTCTGTCGTCAAGCAATGTTTAAAAGAATTGAACATCGATCCGAAGCAGTATGAGCCGCGTTCGATCTTGGCAGCGATCAGTGGAGCGAAAAACGAGCTGACCGATCCAGAAACCTATACGCGTCTTGCGGGCGATCCATTTGCACAAGTGGCAGCAAAGGTTTACACGGCTTATCAGAAAAAGCTGAGAAATAACCAGTCGCTGGACTTCGACGATCTGATCATGACGACAGTTCGACTGTTTAAAGAAGTGCCGGAAGTATTGGAGTTTTATCAAAAGAAATTCCGTTACATACACGTTGACGAGTATCAGGATACAAACCGGGCGCAATACCTTTTGATTTCCATGCTGGCAGACAAGTCTCGAAATGTATGCTGCGTGGGGGATGCTGACCAAAGTATTTATAAATGGCGCGGTGCCGATATCTCGATCATTTTAAACTTTGAAAAAGACTATCCCGAAGCCAAGCTCATCAAGCTCGAGCAAAACTATCGCTCCACTAAAACGATTTTGCAGGCAGCGAACCAGGTTATTGCCAACAACAAGCTGCGCAAGGAAAAGAAGCTCTGGACAGAGAATCCAGGCGGCGACAAGATCATGTGCTTCCAGGGTGATTCCGAGCACGACGAGGCGTATTTTATCGTCGATACGATCCGCAAGCAGATGGCACAGTACAAGAGCTACGACAAATTCGCGATCCTTTATCGGACGAATGCACAGTCTCGTGTGGTCGAGGAAGTTTTCATCAAATCGAACATGCCGTACACCATCGTCGGCGGAACCAAGTTCTACGATCGCAAAGAGATCAAGGACATCTTGGCTTATTTGCGTCTCATCTCCAATCCGGATGACGATATCAGCTTGCAGCGCATCATCAACGTACCGAAGCGAAATATCGGGGATACGACGGTAGATAAGCTGCAAGCGTATGCGAACGCAAATGGCCAGTCCCTTTTCCAAGCGATTCAGGAGACGGCTTACATGGGGCTGCCTTCACGTACGACGAATGCGATCCTGTCCTTTAATGATCTCATCTCGAATTTGATGCAAATGACCGATTACTTGAGTGTGACTGAGCTGGTGGAAGAAGTGCTGAAGCGCTCTGGATACCGCGATTCTTTAAAAGAAGAGAAAACGCTGGAAGCACAGGCTCGTATGGAGAATATCGAGGAGTTCCTGTCTGTAACCCAGGAGTTCGAGCGCAAAAATGAAGACAAGAGCTTGCTAGCCTTCCTGACTGACCTCGCGTTGGTGGCAGACATTGATTCCTTGGGAGATGATGGTGCCCAGGAGGAAGTATCGGCGGAGGGGCAGGTTGTATTAATGACCTTGCACAGCGCCAAAGGGCTGGAGTTCCCAGTCGTGTTCCTGGTTGGTTGCGAGGAGGGTGTCTTCCCGCATAGCCGCTCTTTGTTTGACGATGCCGAGATGGAGGAAGAGCGCCGACTGGCTTATGTAGGAATTACACGGGCGGAGGAACGTCTGTACATGACATGTGCCCGTATGCGGACGTTGTTTGGACGGACCAATGTGAATGCGCCGTCTCGCTTCCTGCAAGAAATTCCAGCTGAGCTGTTGGAAGGAAATCCAGCGACAGCGGACCGAAGCTTTGGCGGTGGACGTAGCAGTGCATTTGGACAGCGTGATGGCAGTGCATTCGGACGTGACACGGGAGCGAGACCATTTGGAGCGTCCTCTTCACAAGCAGGTTCTGCTCCGAAATTTGGCATGGGTCAGCGAACCCCAAGCAGCACGCCAGCTACGTTTACTCGTCCGGCGGGTGAAAAACTGCCTGGACACGGTCAAGGAGCAGGCGTTGATTGGAAGGTTGGCGACAGAGTGGCACATGGCAAATGGGGCAACGGTACGGTCGTGAAAGTAAAAGGAACGGGCGACGACATGGAGCTCGACATTGCTTTCCCAAGCCCGACTGGCATTAAAAAGCTATTAGCGAAGTTTGCCCCTATTCAAAAAGGATAA
- a CDS encoding substrate-binding domain-containing protein, with product MRTAAVKRFSVYGLVVLVAVTLFYSCSAPLTDGEVDKKKTVALIVRMKHGDYWRTVKLGAEMAAKEYERNLNFYAPDYEEDASKQMELVQQAIADGSETIVVAPSDEQVLREAIKLTRERAIPILVLDTVGKDSAVKSYIGTDNYDMGMKAFEKMVYLIEKKGQIALLGTDRVKANAKRREQGVLDLLPRETQVELVANENIPLDKKQIGEWTRELIRKHPQLKGVIALDASTAIGVAEEMENSGLRDKVKIVAIDSPPEVLEYLQEGIISATIIQKPLSMGYLGVKYAVEASNGEAVPSLVDTGTKVIDRENMFWSENQKLLFPFVK from the coding sequence ATGAGGACAGCAGCGGTGAAACGTTTTAGCGTATACGGACTGGTCGTTCTGGTGGCGGTGACGCTTTTTTACTCGTGTAGTGCTCCGCTTACGGATGGGGAAGTAGACAAGAAAAAGACAGTGGCGCTGATCGTCCGTATGAAGCACGGCGATTATTGGCGAACGGTCAAGCTCGGGGCGGAGATGGCTGCCAAGGAATATGAGCGTAACCTGAATTTTTACGCGCCGGACTATGAGGAGGATGCCAGCAAGCAAATGGAACTGGTGCAGCAGGCAATCGCAGATGGCTCCGAGACAATCGTGGTGGCACCTAGTGACGAGCAAGTTTTGCGAGAAGCCATCAAGCTGACAAGGGAGCGGGCCATCCCGATCCTTGTACTCGACACAGTCGGAAAAGATTCAGCCGTCAAAAGCTACATTGGGACGGATAACTACGATATGGGCATGAAGGCATTCGAAAAAATGGTGTACCTGATCGAAAAAAAGGGGCAAATCGCATTGCTCGGCACAGATCGGGTAAAAGCAAATGCCAAACGAAGAGAACAAGGCGTCCTCGATTTGCTCCCACGGGAAACGCAGGTCGAATTGGTTGCCAACGAAAATATTCCCTTGGATAAAAAGCAGATCGGTGAGTGGACTCGTGAACTGATCCGCAAGCATCCGCAGTTGAAAGGAGTGATTGCACTCGATGCCAGTACAGCGATCGGTGTGGCCGAGGAAATGGAAAACAGTGGGCTACGGGACAAAGTCAAAATCGTAGCAATCGACAGCCCGCCGGAAGTGCTGGAGTATTTGCAGGAAGGAATCATTTCCGCGACGATCATCCAGAAGCCGCTATCGATGGGATATCTCGGCGTCAAATACGCAGTCGAAGCGAGCAACGGAGAAGCAGTGCCCAGTCTGGTCGACACCGGAACAAAAGTAATCGATCGGGAGAATATGTTCTGGTCGGAGAATCAAAAGCTCCTCTTCCCCTTCGTAAAATAG
- the mglC gene encoding galactose/methyl galactoside ABC transporter permease MglC — MSQLSAKQVQGFVTQNAIYIVLVLLIAGIAIYDPNFLSITTLRDILMQSSTRAIIALGAAFVLITGGTDLSAGRVVGLTAVISASMLQSQDYPRRFFPDLPDLPLLIPILIAIAAGLLVGLINGIIVSRFSVPPFIATLGMMVIVYGFNSIYFDMEPNQSQPIAGLRSDFNHLGTGYIGPSGPYSIPYIVIIAIMVAFIVWVIFNKTRLGKNMYAIGGNMQAATVSGINVAFNLMIIYAIAGALYGLGGVLEAARTGGATNNYGNMYELDAIAACVVGGVSTSGGIGTVPGVLAGVLIFGVINYGLTFIGVNPYWQLIIKGLIIVAAVAFDIRKYLAKK; from the coding sequence ATGTCACAGTTGTCTGCTAAACAGGTACAAGGCTTTGTTACGCAAAATGCCATTTATATCGTTCTGGTTTTGTTGATAGCGGGAATAGCGATTTACGATCCCAATTTTCTTTCCATTACAACGCTTCGGGATATTTTGATGCAATCCTCAACTCGAGCCATTATTGCCTTGGGTGCTGCGTTTGTTCTTATTACAGGCGGAACGGATCTTTCAGCGGGGCGAGTCGTCGGATTGACGGCTGTCATCTCCGCCTCGATGCTGCAAAGCCAAGACTATCCGCGGAGGTTTTTCCCGGATTTACCCGATTTGCCGTTGCTTATCCCTATTCTCATTGCAATTGCTGCGGGCTTGTTAGTTGGCCTGATCAACGGCATTATTGTGTCTCGTTTTAGTGTGCCCCCTTTTATCGCCACGTTGGGCATGATGGTCATCGTGTACGGGTTCAACTCCATCTATTTTGATATGGAGCCCAATCAATCACAGCCAATCGCTGGACTACGCAGTGACTTCAATCATCTTGGGACAGGGTACATCGGTCCGAGTGGCCCGTATTCGATTCCGTATATCGTCATCATTGCGATCATGGTTGCGTTCATCGTCTGGGTGATCTTCAACAAAACACGGCTTGGTAAAAACATGTACGCCATCGGAGGCAACATGCAGGCCGCAACTGTTTCCGGGATCAACGTCGCTTTCAACCTCATGATTATCTATGCCATTGCTGGTGCCCTGTATGGACTCGGAGGTGTTCTGGAGGCAGCCCGGACAGGTGGCGCGACGAACAACTACGGCAACATGTACGAGCTGGACGCCATTGCAGCCTGTGTGGTAGGTGGAGTCTCGACGTCTGGAGGAATTGGTACCGTTCCAGGTGTGCTTGCCGGTGTCCTTATTTTTGGCGTCATCAACTACGGTCTAACGTTTATCGGAGTAAACCCATACTGGCAGCTCATCATCAAAGGACTCATCATTGTGGCAGCCGTTGCTTTTGATATTCGTAAATACTTGGCGAAAAAATAA
- a CDS encoding VanW family protein: MKPIARGKWRLAAGMAYFRWKRYVQWTFGQTRFAQEKRSEWLRYVHYSHQTILLRPLQNVEMWMQHNKVINLRLAIARLNGLLIHPGETFSYWKQIGKPTRSKGYVEGMLLSQGRVTAGVGGGLCQLSNLLYWMTLHTPLTVTERHRHSYDVFPDSNRTQPFGSGATCFYNYLDLQIANNTHQPFQLHVNLTDTHLVGEWRSDMPPTRTYVIIEKEHEIYPSIWGGYERKNELYRDVYTLAGEWMDQEWLTQNQAYLMYEPLLPKG; this comes from the coding sequence ATGAAACCGATCGCACGGGGAAAGTGGCGTCTTGCTGCAGGCATGGCCTATTTTCGTTGGAAAAGGTATGTACAATGGACATTTGGTCAAACGAGGTTTGCTCAGGAGAAAAGAAGCGAATGGTTGCGTTATGTTCATTATTCTCATCAAACGATTTTGTTACGCCCATTGCAGAACGTGGAAATGTGGATGCAGCACAACAAAGTGATCAATTTGCGTCTGGCGATTGCACGACTGAACGGGTTGCTTATTCATCCTGGAGAAACCTTTTCGTACTGGAAGCAGATTGGCAAGCCGACCCGTAGCAAAGGCTATGTAGAGGGCATGCTGCTCTCACAGGGACGCGTCACAGCCGGAGTTGGCGGAGGGCTTTGTCAGCTCTCCAATCTGCTGTACTGGATGACCCTGCATACACCATTGACAGTGACGGAACGACATCGTCATAGCTACGATGTTTTTCCCGATTCGAATCGGACACAGCCGTTCGGAAGTGGAGCGACTTGTTTCTATAACTATCTGGATTTGCAAATCGCCAACAACACGCATCAGCCCTTTCAACTGCATGTTAATCTGACCGATACACATTTGGTAGGCGAGTGGCGTTCAGACATGCCACCGACACGGACGTATGTCATTATCGAGAAAGAACATGAGATTTATCCTTCGATTTGGGGAGGGTATGAACGGAAAAATGAATTGTATCGTGATGTTTACACGCTGGCAGGAGAATGGATGGATCAAGAATGGCTGACGCAGAATCAGGCATATTTGATGTACGAGCCATTGCTGCCGAAAGGATGA
- a CDS encoding sensor histidine kinase, whose translation MKRLLAVIKVKRIQFIITTSFTLVTVLVMLFVGVMLYGKFAQTAEQNAYLHTQQILEQVKYNLDSYLNGMTQIFELVDDKIRRSKGLTADKLSEQLETIVETRKDIVSIAVFTRDGTLLATTPSKVLRSNTRLTEQSWFQKAIEDPTNLSFSLPHIQNLFKGEYTWVVSMSREILLHGPDGEIPAVLLVDVNFKEIDDLCQRVGLGKKGYVYIIDLVGNIVYHPQQQLIYVGLKNENRSLPLKHSYGSYVEETQDETRLITIKTIDQLGWKIIGVSYMDEIVTTKKEISRFIFWLLIFVIVIVLFVLHYLSAKISRPIKLLERSMEKVEQGDFSESEPIRGSHEVEQLSLRFHLMVAKVRELMHQIIREQEAKRKSELEVLQAQINPHFLYNTLNSVVRMVGNGKNEDVITTITSLSKLFRISLSRGKNIITVREELEHVRHYLIIQKMRYKQKFEYEIVLEDEDEVLNCLTLKLLLQPIVENAIYHGIEHLADPGRIRIYAGLIDGKVLLQVSDNGLGMSPDVLAQVKAGYYKSEEGSGVGIQNVQERIRLTFGEEYGLEIASEQEEGTVVRVWIPRQVAEERDRL comes from the coding sequence ATGAAACGATTGCTCGCGGTGATCAAGGTCAAAAGGATTCAATTTATCATTACCACCTCCTTTACACTCGTGACGGTACTCGTCATGCTGTTTGTCGGGGTGATGCTGTACGGAAAATTTGCGCAGACGGCAGAGCAAAACGCCTATCTGCACACGCAGCAAATCCTGGAGCAGGTGAAATACAATCTGGACAGTTATTTGAATGGGATGACGCAAATTTTCGAACTCGTCGATGACAAGATCAGAAGAAGCAAGGGACTCACGGCAGACAAGCTGAGCGAACAGCTTGAGACAATCGTAGAAACGAGAAAGGACATCGTCTCCATCGCAGTTTTTACACGAGACGGAACGCTATTGGCCACAACTCCTTCCAAAGTATTGAGGAGCAACACTCGTTTGACTGAACAGAGCTGGTTCCAAAAGGCGATCGAGGACCCGACGAACTTGTCCTTTTCGCTCCCGCATATCCAGAACTTGTTTAAAGGGGAGTACACCTGGGTCGTCTCGATGAGTCGGGAAATCCTTCTCCACGGACCTGACGGAGAAATTCCTGCCGTACTTTTAGTTGATGTGAATTTCAAAGAGATCGATGACCTGTGCCAGAGAGTGGGCTTGGGGAAAAAGGGGTACGTCTACATCATCGATTTGGTCGGGAACATCGTCTACCATCCGCAGCAGCAGTTGATTTACGTCGGATTGAAAAATGAAAACCGTTCCTTGCCGCTGAAGCATTCCTACGGCAGCTATGTAGAAGAGACACAGGACGAAACACGCTTGATTACCATCAAGACGATCGATCAGCTAGGCTGGAAAATCATTGGGGTTTCCTACATGGATGAGATTGTGACGACCAAAAAAGAAATCAGTCGCTTCATTTTTTGGCTGCTCATCTTTGTGATTGTCATTGTGTTGTTCGTGCTGCACTATCTCTCTGCGAAAATATCACGACCGATCAAGCTGCTGGAGCGATCCATGGAAAAGGTGGAGCAGGGAGACTTTTCAGAGAGTGAGCCGATCCGAGGAAGCCATGAGGTCGAACAGCTTTCCTTGCGTTTTCATCTGATGGTCGCGAAGGTCAGGGAATTGATGCACCAGATCATTCGGGAACAGGAAGCCAAACGGAAAAGCGAGCTGGAGGTGCTACAGGCGCAGATCAATCCGCATTTTCTGTACAACACGTTGAACTCTGTGGTCAGAATGGTCGGCAACGGAAAAAACGAGGATGTCATCACCACCATTACTTCGTTGTCGAAGCTGTTTCGGATTAGCCTGAGCAGAGGCAAGAACATTATCACGGTGCGGGAAGAGCTGGAGCATGTCCGTCATTATCTCATTATTCAAAAAATGAGGTACAAGCAAAAATTTGAGTATGAGATCGTGCTCGAGGATGAAGATGAAGTGCTCAACTGTCTGACGCTGAAGTTACTGCTTCAGCCGATTGTGGAAAACGCCATCTACCACGGGATTGAGCATTTGGCTGATCCGGGCCGGATTCGCATATATGCAGGACTCATCGACGGTAAGGTGTTACTTCAGGTAAGTGACAATGGCTTGGGCATGTCCCCTGATGTTCTTGCACAAGTAAAAGCTGGCTATTACAAAAGCGAAGAAGGCTCGGGCGTTGGGATTCAAAACGTGCAAGAGCGCATCCGCTTGACCTTTGGCGAAGAGTACGGTTTGGAAATCGCGAGCGAACAGGAAGAGGGGACTGTTGTGCGTGTATGGATTCCGCGCCAGGTTGCAGAGGAGCGAGATCGTTTATGA